In one window of Ovis aries strain OAR_USU_Benz2616 breed Rambouillet chromosome 5, ARS-UI_Ramb_v3.0, whole genome shotgun sequence DNA:
- the CLPP gene encoding ATP-dependent Clp protease proteolytic subunit, mitochondrial has protein sequence MWAKIPLRGGRVAVGLCPALGPRLAARFPPQRTPENRLAPQRSLHVTAARALPLIPIVVEQTGRGERAYDIYSRLLRERIVCVMGPIDDSVASLVIAQLLFLQSESNKKPIHMYINSPGGVVTSGLAIYDTMQYILNPICTWCVGQAASMGSLLLAAGTPGMRHSLPNSRIMIHQPSGGARGQATDIAIQAEEIMKLKKQLYSIYAKHTKQSLQVIESAMERDRYMSPMEAQEFGILDKVLVHPPQDGEDEPELVQKEPGEPTAAEPAPAST, from the exons ATGTGGGCCAAAATACCGCTTAGGGGGGGCCGGGTGGCGGTCGGCTTGTGCCCAGCGCTGGGGCCTCGCCTCGCCGCCCGCTTTCCCCCGCAGCGAACGCCCGAGAATCGCCTGGCCCCGCAGCGGAGCCTGCACGTGACGGCGGCCCGGGCTCTTCCGCTCATTCCCATCGTGGTGGAACAGACG GGTCGCGGCGAGCGCGCCTATGACATCTACTCGCGGCTGCTTCGGGAGCGTATTGTGTGCGTCATGGGCCCT ATCGATGACAGTGTCGCCAGCCTGGTCATCGCGCAGCTGCTGTTCCTGCAGTCGGAAAGCAACAAGAAGCCCATCCACATGTATATCAACAGCCCCG GTGGCGTGGTGACCTCGGGCCTGGCCATCTACGACACGATGCAATACATCCTGAACCCCATTTGCACGTGGTGTGTGGGCCAGGCAGCCAGCATGGGCTCCCTGCTTCTGGCTGCTGGCACCCCAGGCATGCGCCACTCACTCCCCAACTCCCGCATCATGATCCACCAGCCCTCTGGGGGTGCCAGG GGCCAAGCCACAGACATCGCCATCCAGGCGGAGGAGATCATGAAGCTCAAGAAGCAGCTCTACAGCATCTATGCCAAGCACACCAAACAGAGCCTGCAGGTGATCG AGTCGGCCATGGAGAGGGACCGCTACATGAGCCCCATGGAGGCCCAGGAGTTCGGCATCTTGGACAAGGTTCTGGTCCACCCCCCACAGGATGGGGAGGACGAGCCGGAGCTGGTACAGAAGGAGCCAGGGGAGCCAACAGCGGCAGAACCCGCCCCAGCCAGCACCTGA